From the Aquitalea magnusonii genome, one window contains:
- a CDS encoding GNAT family N-acetyltransferase: MTCEEITLRQAQLSDEKFLLDLRQQVMTEHLARVGEPTDDDSHLQRVRYQYDGAQIVLINGNAVGLMKVFKTEKEWNLIQVQILPRFQGKGIGRFLIYTLLEDAKRNGVVVRLSVLRGNPARHLYEKLGFCLESETGKEYCLVFKS, from the coding sequence ATGACTTGTGAAGAAATTACATTACGACAGGCTCAGCTCTCCGATGAAAAATTTCTCCTTGACCTGCGCCAGCAAGTCATGACTGAACACTTGGCGCGCGTAGGAGAACCGACCGATGATGATTCGCATCTTCAACGTGTACGCTATCAATACGATGGAGCCCAGATCGTTCTCATCAATGGCAATGCTGTAGGGCTAATGAAAGTTTTCAAAACTGAAAAAGAATGGAACCTTATTCAAGTTCAAATCCTACCACGGTTTCAGGGAAAAGGGATTGGCCGGTTTCTTATTTACACCTTGCTTGAGGATGCAAAGCGAAATGGGGTTGTAGTTCGTCTCAGCGTCTTACGTGGCAACCCAGCTAGGCACCTATATGAAAAACTAGGATTTTGCCTTGAATCCGAAACTGGAAAAGAATATTGCCTTGTATTCAAGTCATGA